In the Topomyia yanbarensis strain Yona2022 chromosome 3, ASM3024719v1, whole genome shotgun sequence genome, one interval contains:
- the LOC131691956 gene encoding zinc finger protein 501-like has product MELIRLLDVCRLCLKQSSTNLNIFSDSNVEDKIVKVFKFALQQNEHLSKLVCLACYECIFRFYDYSESVQQNQTYLDGLLSKDTQHEVPKPALVIPVTDVTDSNATTAAGAIQFNVHIQTDIRSTQEPIPEEETDELGASEPDRPKPVRQTKGDQLIKEYVSLSCEMCAEATSPKFDNFKLLQDHYQQCHLMTGYASCCDRKFTRKDRLITHIMNHIDPNAFKCAVCDHSSKSRSLLKIHMKQHLGSIERRFACGKCEQTFVLRSQLVNHEASHLDDCDKKHVCEECGKAFALRFVLARHKLLHSSTEKEFVCEICAKSLSSKASLKAHMDSHGDEAQPKLKCPVCSNWYKNAETLRTHARVRHRDQRVHRCDECGKNFPTKSSLSAHVKYVHLREMNFGCEQCDKKFRKKVELKEHMARAHSGKSLYQCEFCTKSFSCSSNYFSHRKNKHPKEHANK; this is encoded by the exons ATGGAGTTAATTCGACTGCTAGACGTATGTCGACTGTGTTTGAAACAAAGTTCTACAAACCTCAACATATTCTCGGACAGCAACGTTGAGGACAAAATCGTCAAGGTGTTCAAATTTGCG ttgCAACAAAATGAACATCTCTCAAAGCTTGTTTGTTTGGCCTGCTACGAATGCATCTTCCGCTTCTACGATTATTCAGAATCGGTTCAACAAAATCAAACCTACTTGGATGGGTTGTTGAGCAAAGACACGCAGCATGAGGTGCCTAAACCAGCGCTGGTTATCCCTGTGACTGATGTTACTGATAGTAATGCAACCACAGCAGCAGGTGCCATTCAATTCAACGTTCACATACAAACAGACATACGTTCCACGCAAGAGCCCATCCCAGAGGAAGAAACTGATGAGCTGGGAGCCTCCGAACCAGACAGACCAAAACCGGTCAGACAAACGAAGGGAGATCAGCTGATCAAGGAGTACGTTTCGTTGTCTTGTGAAATGTGCGCCGAAGCAACGTCACCCAAATTTGACAACTTTAAGCTACTACAAGATCACTACCAGCAGTGTCACCTCATGACCGGTTATGCCAGCTGTTGCGACAGAAAATTTACTCGAAAGGATCGACTCATTACCCATATAATGAATCACATCGATCCGAATGCGTTCAAGTGTGCCGTATGTGATCATTCCAGTAAAAGCCGATCTTTGCTTAAGATACACATGAAACAACATCTGGGCAGTATAGAACGCAGATTTGCCTGTGGCAAATGCGAACAGACCTTCGTTCTGCGATCGCAGCTCGTCAACCACGAGGCAAGTCACCTGGACGATTGCGACAAAAAACACGTGTGCGAAGAGTGTGGCAAGGC aTTTGCTCTGCGATTTGTCCTGGCTAGACACAAACTTCTCCACTCGTCTACTGAAAAAGAATTTGTATGCGAAATCTGCGCCAAATCGCTCTCATCAAAGGCAAGCCTGAAAGCTCATATGGACAGCCACGGTGATGAGGCACAGCCCAAACTGAAGTGTCCCGTTTGCTCGAACTGGTACAAAAACGCAGAAACCTTGCGAACGCATGCCCGCGTACGACATCGAGATCAACGGGTGCACCGATGTGACGAGTGTGGGAAAAATTTTCCCACTAAAAGTTCTCTATCGGCGCACGTCAAGTACGTTCATTTGAGGGAAATGAATTTCGGATGTGAGCAGTGcgataaaaaatttcgaaagaagGTGGAACTGAAG GAACATATGGCACGAGCTCATAGTGGCAAATCGTTGTATCAATGCGAATTCTGCACCAAAAGCTTCTCGTGCAGCTCGAATTATTTTTCACATAGAAAGAATAAACACCCCAAGGAGCATGCGAACAAGTAG